The following are encoded in a window of Bradyrhizobium guangdongense genomic DNA:
- the cobN gene encoding cobaltochelatase subunit CobN: MHVVFRESRGLEETATPRDIGQDPADLVVLSFSDSDLAAFAAGWRRGRDSLPSLRLANLAELRHPLSVDTYIERTLSQARGILVRLIGGESYWAYGLAALQQLAKNRNIVLAVLPADGRDDLRLDAYSTLPVSTLRRLKVLCDTGGPVAAQAAIAQLALASGLYAGPVTGEMAVPEMGFYDPARGVIAAPAEGEGQPRALVTFYRSYLTAADTGPVDALIAALREKGFDACSVFAASLKAAGVADWLRGHLAQRPPAAIVNATAFSAAGDDGTTPFDAASCPVFQVALSSARREDWAESLRGLSPGDLAMHVVLPEVDGRLFAGVVSFKSADTRDPDLQFSHLAHRPDEERVKAVAARVAAWHRLAQKPAFEKRLAIVLSSYPGRPHQIAHAVGLDALASVGALVSDLAETGYGIAPVQGLGERLQTRALTWSVAEYRAALSCLLQSLQDDLAQAWGAPESDPSCRDGAFHFAAISCGRSIIAVQPERGDAATRDTDYHDLARTPRHAYVAFYLWLRAQEIDAVVHMGAHGTLEWLPGKSVALSSSCWPEALIGDLPVIYPFIVNDPGEAAQAKRRIGAVTIGHLPPPLETAAVPEGLRRLERLLDEYSTADGLDPARRQRLIAAIRDEARAAGLEHDLGLEASAAPAEAIPRIDRFVCDLKESQFGDGLHVFGRGACGEAERDALRAALAGRRVAPGPSGSPYRGRHDVLPTGRNLFAVDPRAVPSPSAHAQGIKLAEELLRRHLQDHGDWPKGLVVDLWGSATMRTAGEEFAMALHLAGLAPRWDHASGRVTGYDIIAPAELGRPRIDVTLRVSGLFRDVFTGLAQLFEAASEALASREEEGDDNPYRHRVSRVFAPRPGQYGVGLSAIPDAFTSETRDAAGEAWLSASSWAFTADGGIKPDRAGIEQRLASAAAFVHAQDLPETDLLLAADYAAHEAGVAAAAAHLGVSGPSLYHLDTTRPDEPHARTLTEEISRVVRARAANPAWIAGMMRHGFRGAAEITATLEHMAAFAHLAGAVPPHLFDLYYDATLGNDDVRAFMARENQAALAAMETCFTRLHEASLWRTRRNSIAAALKEAS, translated from the coding sequence ATGCACGTCGTCTTCCGCGAGAGCCGTGGTCTGGAAGAGACCGCGACGCCAAGGGATATCGGCCAGGATCCGGCCGATCTCGTGGTGCTCTCATTCTCGGATTCCGATCTCGCGGCGTTCGCGGCCGGCTGGCGGCGCGGCCGCGACAGCCTGCCATCGCTGCGGCTGGCGAATCTCGCGGAACTGCGTCACCCGCTGTCGGTCGACACCTATATCGAGCGCACGCTGTCGCAGGCGCGCGGCATTTTGGTGCGTCTGATCGGGGGCGAGTCCTATTGGGCGTACGGGCTCGCAGCGCTCCAGCAGCTCGCCAAGAACCGCAACATCGTGCTGGCCGTGTTGCCGGCCGACGGCCGCGACGATTTGCGGCTCGATGCATACTCGACCTTGCCGGTCTCGACGCTGCGCCGGCTCAAGGTGCTTTGCGACACCGGCGGTCCGGTCGCGGCGCAGGCGGCGATTGCGCAGCTCGCGTTGGCCTCGGGCCTCTATGCCGGTCCTGTTACCGGCGAGATGGCTGTGCCCGAGATGGGTTTTTACGATCCGGCGCGTGGTGTCATTGCCGCGCCGGCCGAAGGCGAGGGTCAACCACGCGCGCTGGTGACGTTCTATCGCTCCTATCTCACTGCCGCGGACACCGGTCCGGTCGATGCGCTGATTGCGGCGCTGCGCGAGAAGGGGTTCGATGCCTGCAGCGTGTTCGCGGCCTCGCTGAAAGCCGCGGGCGTTGCGGATTGGCTGCGCGGCCATCTCGCCCAACGTCCTCCGGCGGCGATCGTCAACGCGACGGCGTTCTCGGCCGCGGGCGACGACGGCACGACGCCGTTCGATGCGGCATCGTGTCCGGTGTTCCAGGTCGCGCTCTCGTCGGCGCGGCGCGAAGACTGGGCGGAGTCGCTGCGCGGTCTTTCGCCCGGCGATCTCGCGATGCATGTCGTGCTGCCCGAGGTCGACGGCCGCCTGTTCGCGGGTGTGGTGAGTTTCAAATCGGCGGACACGCGCGATCCCGATCTGCAATTTTCGCATCTGGCTCACAGGCCGGATGAAGAGCGCGTGAAGGCTGTTGCCGCGCGCGTGGCGGCGTGGCATCGCCTCGCGCAGAAGCCGGCATTTGAAAAGCGGCTGGCCATCGTGCTCTCCAGCTATCCGGGCCGTCCGCATCAGATCGCGCATGCGGTTGGTCTCGATGCGCTGGCGTCGGTCGGAGCATTGGTCTCCGATCTCGCTGAGACAGGCTACGGCATTGCGCCGGTTCAAGGTCTTGGCGAGAGATTGCAGACGCGGGCTTTGACGTGGAGTGTCGCCGAATACCGTGCCGCACTCTCCTGCCTCCTGCAATCACTGCAGGACGATCTCGCGCAGGCCTGGGGCGCGCCAGAGAGTGACCCGAGCTGCCGCGACGGTGCGTTTCACTTCGCTGCGATCTCTTGCGGCCGATCAATCATTGCCGTTCAGCCCGAGCGCGGCGATGCGGCTACGCGCGATACCGACTATCACGACCTCGCTCGCACCCCGCGCCATGCCTATGTCGCGTTCTATCTCTGGCTCCGCGCGCAGGAGATCGATGCAGTCGTGCATATGGGCGCCCATGGCACCCTGGAATGGCTGCCCGGAAAATCCGTGGCGCTATCCTCAAGCTGCTGGCCTGAGGCGCTGATTGGCGATCTCCCCGTGATCTATCCCTTCATTGTCAACGATCCCGGCGAAGCGGCGCAGGCCAAGCGGCGTATCGGCGCCGTCACCATCGGCCATCTGCCGCCGCCGCTGGAAACAGCTGCGGTCCCGGAAGGCTTGCGCCGGCTCGAACGGCTGCTCGACGAATATTCGACCGCCGACGGTCTCGATCCCGCCCGCCGCCAGCGCTTGATCGCCGCGATCCGCGACGAGGCCCGGGCCGCCGGTCTCGAACACGATCTCGGCCTCGAAGCATCGGCCGCGCCGGCCGAAGCCATTCCGCGCATCGATCGCTTCGTCTGCGATCTCAAGGAAAGCCAATTCGGCGACGGCCTCCATGTGTTCGGCCGTGGCGCCTGTGGCGAAGCCGAGCGTGATGCTCTGCGGGCCGCGCTTGCAGGCCGGCGCGTTGCACCGGGCCCGTCGGGTTCGCCCTATCGCGGGCGTCACGACGTGCTGCCGACGGGACGCAATCTGTTCGCCGTCGATCCGCGCGCGGTGCCGTCGCCTTCGGCGCATGCGCAAGGCATCAAGCTCGCCGAAGAGCTGCTGCGCCGCCATCTTCAGGATCACGGCGACTGGCCGAAGGGCCTCGTCGTCGATCTCTGGGGCTCTGCGACGATGCGCACCGCGGGCGAGGAGTTTGCGATGGCGCTGCATCTGGCAGGTCTCGCGCCGCGCTGGGACCATGCCTCCGGCCGCGTCACCGGCTACGACATCATTGCGCCGGCCGAGCTTGGCCGTCCCCGCATCGACGTGACACTGCGCGTGTCGGGCCTGTTCCGCGATGTCTTCACGGGCCTCGCGCAATTGTTCGAAGCCGCTTCCGAAGCGCTCGCATCGCGCGAGGAGGAGGGCGACGATAATCCCTACCGCCACCGTGTCTCCCGCGTGTTTGCACCCCGGCCCGGACAGTATGGCGTCGGCCTCTCGGCGATCCCGGATGCCTTCACATCCGAGACGCGCGACGCGGCGGGCGAGGCCTGGCTGTCGGCCTCGTCCTGGGCATTCACAGCTGATGGCGGAATCAAGCCGGATCGCGCCGGCATCGAACAGCGGCTCGCATCGGCCGCTGCGTTCGTTCACGCCCAGGATTTGCCGGAAACAGACCTGCTGCTCGCCGCCGACTATGCTGCGCACGAAGCCGGCGTCGCGGCTGCGGCAGCCCATCTCGGTGTGTCAGGGCCATCGCTCTATCATCTCGACACGACGCGACCCGACGAGCCGCACGCGCGTACGCTGACCGAGGAAATCTCCCGCGTCGTGCGCGCGCGCGCGGCCAATCCGGCCTGGATCGCCGGCATGATGCGCCACGGCTTTCGCGGTGCCGCCGAGATCACGGCCACGCTCGAGCACATGGCCGCCTTCGCGCATCTCGCCGGCGCCGTGCCTCCGCATCTGTTCGATCTCTATTACGACGCGACGCTCGGCAATGATGATGTTCGCGCCTTCATGGCCCGGGAAAATCAGGCGGCGCTCGCCGCGATGGAAACCTGCTTCACCCGCTTGCACGAGGCCTCGCTCTGGCGAACGCGCCGTAATTCGATCGCGGCTGCGCTGAAGGAGGCGTCGTGA
- the cobW gene encoding cobalamin biosynthesis protein CobW: MNSLAKVPVTVVTGFLGSGKTTLIQHLLSNAGGKKLAVLVNEFGSEGVDGEILKSCADANCPEENIVELANGCICCTVADDFIPTMEQLLARPVRPDHILIETSGLALPKPLLKAFDWPEIRSRITVDGVIALADAEAVAAGRFAPDPDAVEAQRAADENLDHETPLSEVFEDQIACADIVLLTKADLAGTAGIEAAKAAITAEMPRRVPMLPVTDGAIDARVILGLGAAAENDLAARPSHHDGEEDHEHDDFASVVIDLPEVADVDALVASVQKLAREQNVLRAKGYIAVAGKPMRLLLQAVGERVRHQFDKPWGAGARQSKLVVIGEHGDIDEAAIKAGLGV, translated from the coding sequence ATGAACTCGCTCGCAAAAGTCCCGGTCACTGTTGTCACGGGTTTTCTCGGCTCCGGCAAAACCACGCTGATCCAGCATTTGCTCAGCAATGCAGGCGGCAAGAAGCTCGCGGTGCTCGTCAACGAGTTCGGCAGCGAAGGCGTCGACGGCGAGATCCTGAAGTCCTGCGCCGATGCCAATTGCCCGGAAGAGAACATCGTCGAGCTCGCGAATGGCTGTATCTGCTGCACCGTTGCCGACGATTTCATTCCGACCATGGAGCAATTGCTGGCGCGCCCGGTGCGCCCCGATCACATCCTGATCGAGACGTCGGGGCTGGCGCTGCCGAAACCGCTGCTCAAGGCATTCGACTGGCCGGAGATCCGCTCGCGCATCACGGTTGACGGCGTGATCGCGCTGGCCGACGCCGAGGCCGTCGCCGCCGGCCGCTTCGCGCCGGATCCGGATGCAGTGGAGGCGCAGCGCGCGGCGGACGAGAATCTCGATCACGAGACGCCGCTGTCCGAAGTGTTCGAGGACCAGATCGCCTGCGCCGATATCGTGCTGTTGACCAAGGCCGATCTTGCGGGCACCGCGGGTATCGAGGCCGCCAAGGCTGCGATCACCGCCGAGATGCCACGCCGCGTGCCAATGCTGCCCGTGACGGATGGTGCGATCGATGCGCGCGTCATCCTCGGACTCGGTGCTGCCGCGGAGAACGATCTTGCCGCGCGTCCCTCGCACCATGACGGCGAGGAGGATCACGAGCACGACGATTTCGCTTCCGTCGTGATCGATCTTCCTGAAGTTGCCGACGTCGACGCGCTGGTCGCATCCGTCCAGAAGCTGGCACGCGAGCAGAATGTGCTGCGCGCCAAGGGCTATATCGCGGTTGCGGGCAAGCCGATGCGGCTGCTGCTGCAGGCCGTCGGCGAGCGCGTGCGCCATCAGTTCGACAAGCCCTGGGGGGCGGGCGCCAGGCAGTCGAAGCTCGTGGTGATCGGCGAGCACGGTGACATCGACGAGGCCGCGATCAAAGCCGGATTGGGAGTCTGA
- a CDS encoding DUF1636 family protein — protein sequence MTVTLHVCITCRAGQTLGEGELTPGKRLHGAILEAGVPEGVSVVPVECLSACSQGCSVALSAPGRWSYVYGRLSDANAQDVVAGAAAYAAAPDGLVPWRSRPEIFRKQSLARIPPVVALPEAAE from the coding sequence ATGACCGTCACACTTCATGTCTGCATCACCTGCCGCGCCGGCCAGACGCTGGGCGAGGGCGAGCTCACGCCCGGCAAGCGTCTGCATGGCGCAATCCTGGAAGCCGGCGTGCCCGAGGGCGTCAGCGTGGTTCCCGTCGAATGCCTCTCTGCATGCAGCCAGGGCTGCTCGGTCGCGCTCAGCGCACCCGGCCGCTGGTCCTATGTCTATGGCCGGCTGTCGGATGCGAATGCGCAGGACGTGGTCGCTGGCGCCGCCGCCTATGCCGCGGCGCCCGATGGACTGGTGCCCTGGCGCAGCCGGCCGGAAATCTTCCGCAAGCAATCGCTTGCCCGCATTCCCCCCGTTGTCGCGTTGCCGGAGGCCGCCGAATGA
- the cobO gene encoding cob(I)yrinic acid a,c-diamide adenosyltransferase has protein sequence MTPEPDTQTADEVDAKTDAKHAAKMAKIKVARDKIMATKSGEKGLIIVHTGAGKGKSSSAFGMIVRCVAHGFPCAVVQFIKGAWDTGERRLLTGHFGELCQFHAMGEGFTWETQDRARDIAAARAGWEKAKELISDSNLRMVVLDEINIALRYDYLDIAEVVDFLRTSKPPMTHVVLTGRNAKDELIEIADLVTEMTLVKHPFRSGIKAQAGVEF, from the coding sequence ATGACGCCTGAACCGGATACCCAGACCGCCGACGAAGTCGACGCCAAGACTGACGCAAAGCACGCCGCGAAAATGGCGAAGATCAAAGTCGCCCGCGACAAGATCATGGCGACCAAGAGCGGCGAAAAGGGCCTGATCATCGTCCACACCGGCGCCGGCAAGGGCAAATCCTCCTCGGCCTTCGGCATGATCGTGCGCTGCGTCGCCCATGGTTTCCCCTGCGCCGTCGTGCAGTTCATCAAGGGCGCCTGGGATACCGGCGAGCGGCGGCTGCTCACCGGCCATTTCGGCGAGCTCTGTCAGTTCCACGCCATGGGCGAAGGCTTTACCTGGGAGACCCAGGACCGCGCCCGCGATATCGCCGCCGCGCGCGCCGGCTGGGAGAAGGCCAAGGAGCTGATATCGGATTCCAATTTGCGCATGGTCGTGCTCGACGAGATCAACATCGCGCTGCGTTACGATTATCTCGATATCGCCGAGGTGGTCGATTTCCTGAGGACCTCGAAGCCGCCGATGACGCATGTCGTGCTCACCGGGCGCAACGCCAAGGACGAGCTGATCGAGATCGCCGATCTCGTCACCGAGATGACGCTGGTGAAACATCCGTTCCGCTCCGGCATCAAGGCGCAGGCCGGCGTCGAGTTCTGA